Genomic segment of Streptomyces zhihengii:
GCACGGGGACGGTGCGCCGGGTCCCGGCACGCTCCTCGGGCAGGGGGACGCGGACGGTGAGGATCCCGTCCTTGTAGGAGGCCCCGACGTCCTCGGCCGGGATCGTGCCGGGCAGCCTCACGGTCCTGCGGAACGATCCGTAGCGGAACTCCGAGTGCTCCTTGTCCTCGTCGCTCCCGGTGTGCTCAGCGCTCACCGTCAGCAGGTTGTCCTCGACGGTGACGGTGACGTCGTCCGGGTCCATCCCGGGCAGTTCGGCCCGCAGGACGTAGGCGCCGTCGCCGCCGGTCACCTCCACCGGGATGGAGTGCGCGGCGCCGCCCGGGCGCCAGCCGGGCAGGCCCGGGAACTCGCGGTTGAACCAGTCGTTGAAGTCGGGGAACAGGCTGTGCCTGCGTTCCACCGTGTCTCCGGTCATCGTCCTACTCCTCGCTCCGGCCGGAGCGGGCTCCACCGATGTGGACCAGGTCCTTGGAGACCGCATCCCGCGTCCCCCACTGCCACGGTGCCCGCCGCGGGGGCGCGTGCACAGGGCCGGCAGGCCCCCTTCGGCGGCCGGTCGGCGGCGGACCGGGGCCATGCGGCCCCCGTCCGCCGCGCACCGTCCCGCGAGGGCGCCCCGTCGTCCGCATCCGGCGGGACGCCCCCCGCGGAAGGAGGATCAACGACCGGACGGCACGGCCCGGCCGGGCATGCGTCCCGCCGGACAACCGGACGACGGGACAGCGGGACGACGGGACGACCGGATGACGGGACGACCGGACACCATGACCCGGCCGGGCGGGACCCCCGCACGACGTCCGCCCGGCCGCCGCCCGGTGCCGCTCTGCCGAAGGGATTCCATGCCCCGCGTCGTGGTCGTCAGCCCGCCGTTCGCCTCCCACGCCACCCCCCTGTCCGTGCTGGCCACCGCGCTCGCCGCCGAGGGGGCGGACGTGTTCTTCGCCTGCGCACCGGAGTTCGCCGGTCTCGCGCGGGGCGACGGGGTCACGTTCGTCCCGCTGACCGTGACCCGCAACGCCAACACCGGGGTCGCCGAGGCGACCCGGCAGCCGGCCGAAGAGGCCGCCCGTCTGCGGGAGTTCCTGGAGGCCACGCGCGCCGGGGCCGTCCCCACGCTGCTCACCCAGGCCCGTCACCGGCGCGCGGACATGCTGGCGGACCCTGAGGGCGTCCTGAACGCGCTGCGCGGTCTCCACGAGCGGCTGCGCCCGCACTGGTACGTCACCGACCAGCTCGGCTTCGCCGTGACGCTGGCGCTGCACTGCATGGGGGTGCCCTACGCCACGTTCTGTCCCGGTCATCCCGGCTATCTGCCGGCGGACCCGGACGCGTACTTCGGGGTGCCCTACGACTGGCCCGCGTCCCTGCGGCCGTCCCCGGCGGACGCGGGCCTCCTGCTCGGGGCCGCGCGCCGGAACGACACGGCGTTCACCGAGGCGTTCCACGACTTCGCAACGCGCCACGCGCCCTCGGCCCCGGCTCCGGGGCGGGCCTTCGCGCTCTGCTCACCGCACGCCGTCGTGCACGCCTACCCGGAGTTCTCCTGGCTGCCCGCACCCCCGCCGGGCCCGGTGCGCCTGTTCGCCGACCATCTGGCCGCCCCGCCCGCACCGCTGGACGCCGCCTGGTCGGCGCGGCTGGACGCCTTGCGCCGGCATGCGCGACGGATCGTCCTCGTGGCCTTCGGCACCTTCCTGTCGGCTCGCCACGACGTCCTGCGCGCCGTCGCCGAGGGCGTGCTCGGCGGCCTGCCCGACACGGCCGTGATCGTGGCTGCGGGAGAACGCGCCGGCGCGCTGGCGGACCTGGCGG
This window contains:
- a CDS encoding Hsp20/alpha crystallin family protein — translated: MTGDTVERRHSLFPDFNDWFNREFPGLPGWRPGGAAHSIPVEVTGGDGAYVLRAELPGMDPDDVTVTVEDNLLTVSAEHTGSDEDKEHSEFRYGSFRRTVRLPGTIPAEDVGASYKDGILTVRVPLPEERAGTRRTVPVRRADEEARS
- a CDS encoding glycosyltransferase, encoding MPRVVVVSPPFASHATPLSVLATALAAEGADVFFACAPEFAGLARGDGVTFVPLTVTRNANTGVAEATRQPAEEAARLREFLEATRAGAVPTLLTQARHRRADMLADPEGVLNALRGLHERLRPHWYVTDQLGFAVTLALHCMGVPYATFCPGHPGYLPADPDAYFGVPYDWPASLRPSPADAGLLLGAARRNDTAFTEAFHDFATRHAPSAPAPGRAFALCSPHAVVHAYPEFSWLPAPPPGPVRLFADHLAAPPAPLDAAWSARLDALRRHARRIVLVAFGTFLSARHDVLRAVAEGVLGGLPDTAVIVAAGERAGALADLAGDRAVVVPSVPQQALLEHVDVMVHHGGGNSFTECLRAGVPALVLPFSSDQFAVARDAECAGTGVVADPNALSASAVPALLEALPGDARAHAAWFAARLRTRGPRWAAGELLRVMGERTGPAGRRGRASLPAE